Proteins from one Cicer arietinum cultivar CDC Frontier isolate Library 1 chromosome 3, Cicar.CDCFrontier_v2.0, whole genome shotgun sequence genomic window:
- the LOC101507358 gene encoding pentatricopeptide repeat-containing protein At3g29290 isoform X1: MPIMLNFPFQFHYPVTCCFNKLGYYTFVTHANFCITTHNHNNNYLRNNIVFLSQQPKHFVPLIGSLGFQNSTTPLMSEDVGPSVDIVFTRQEYDVVEKREKIDASFVSPCGELEDFVDDVIEGRETIDSSFVSSWGEVEDFDEEGREEFDSSFVSNKKLHVWEEGDVQRREDVDEVEGREKIDTSFVSLCREVDDFDDGVVDDEERKEFDSSFVSNKKLTVSKEVEEDDSQRREDVDESFVAEKELRRQGSKQAGLMNENGALFLEEMDENVLSNRILELSRTNKIRSAMEYFRSMELFGLCPNIHACNSLLLGLLRNGWFDDCFKVFDYVKAKSVTTGHTYSLILMACAKAQGCDSALKFFRKLERECDVKKDFDVVVYNTMISTCKEVDNWSEIERLWSSMKANGCAATLVTYQLLISSFVHCNQSELALYAYHDMVQNGFEPNNNILNSVICVCAKDGKWDDALSVFQKMLMSDLKPNLVACNVLINSLGRVGELKLAFQVYNTMKSLSVKPDAYTYNSLLSSLNKANRHGEALQLYDWIERNQMSEFNKHLYNTALMSCSKLRLWDKALEILWQMEASGLSDLTVSYNLVIRTCELARKPTIAWEVYEHMVHQKCSPNIFTYLSIIRCCTRGDLYEELEEILNKAVPNAALYNAAVQGMSLCGKVDLAKEIYTKMLEHGLEPDVKTRVLMRAMKRK; the protein is encoded by the exons ATGCCTATTATGTTGAATTTCCCATTTCAATTTCATTATCCTGTTACTTGTTGTTTTAATAAACTTGGTTATTACACTTTTGTTACTCATGCAAATTTTTGTATAACTAcacataatcataataataactacCTTAGGAacaacattgttttcttgtcaCAACAACCTAAGCATTTTGTGCCCTTAATTGGGTCATTAGGGTTTCAAAATTCCACCACACCACTCATGTCTGAGGATGTTGGTCCTAGTGTTGACATTGTTTTTACTCGACAAGAATATGATGTGgttgaaaaaagagaaaaaattgaTGCATCTTTTGTGTCTCCTTGTGGGGAATTGGAGGATTTTGTTGATGATGTGATTGAAGGAAGAGAAACAATTGATTCATCTTTTGTGTCTTCTTGGGGGGAAGTGGAAGATTTTGATGAAGAAGGAAGAgaggaatttgattcatcttTTGTGTCCAATAAGAAATTGCATGTTTGGGAAGAAGGTGATGTTCAAAGAagagaagatgttgatgaagttGAAGGAAGAGAAAAAATTGATACATCTTTTGTGTCTCTTTGTCGGGAAGTGGATGATTTTGATGACGGTGTTGTTGATGATGAAGAAAGAAAGGAGTTTGACTCATCTTTTGTGTCCAATAAGAAATTGACTGTCTCGAAAGAAGTGGAAGAAGATGATAGTCAGAGAAGAGAAGATGTTGATGAGTCTTTTGTGGCGGAGAAGGAATTGCGACGCCAGGGTTCTAAACAGGCGGGACTTATGAATGAGAATGGAGCTCTCTTTTTGGAAGAAATGGATGAGAATGTGCTATCTAATAGGATTTTGGAGCTTAGTAGAACTAATAAGATTAGAAGTGCAATGGAATATTTTAGGTCTATGGAATTGTTTGGTCTTTGTCCAAATATCCATGCCTGTAATTCTCTTTTGTTGGGCCTTCTGAGAAATGGGTGGTTTGATGATTGCTTTAAAGTGTTCGATTATGTGAAAGCTAAAAGTGTAACTACAGGGCATACTTATAGCTTGATTCTTATGGCATGTGCAAAAGCTCAAGGATGTGATTCAGCCCTTAAATTCTTTAGGAAACTAGAAAGAGAATGTGATGTGAAGAAGgattttgatgttgttgtttaCAACACCATGATATCAACTTGCAAGGAGGTAGACAATTGGAGTGAAATAGAGAGGTTGTGGAGTAGTATGAAGGCAAATGGGTGTGCCGCAACGTTGGTGACATATCAATTGTTAATTAGTAGTTTTGTACATTGTAACCAAAGTGAGCTTGCTCTTTATGCTTACCATGATATGGTTCAAAATGGATTTGAACCAAACaacaatatattaaattctGTCATTTGTGTATGTGCTAAGGATGGAAAATGGGATGATGCATTAAGTGTCTTTCAGAAAATGTTGATGAGCGACTTAAAACCAAACTTAGTTGCGTGCAATGTGTTGATTAACTCGCTCGGAAGAGTGGGAGAACTCAAACTAGCATTTCAGGTCTACAATACAATGAAATCGTTGAGCGTAAAACCCGATGCATATACATACAACTCTCTACTGAGTTCTCTTAACAAGGCCAATAGGCATGGTGAAGCTCTTCAGCTTTATGATTGGATCGAAAGAAATCAAATGAGTGAATTCAATAAACATTTATACAATACCGCTTTAATGTCTTGTTCAAAGCTTAGGTTGTGGGATAAAGCTCTGGAAATTCTGTGGCAAATGGAAGCTTCTGGACTGTCGGATTTGACGGTTTCGTATAACCTAGTGATCAGGACTTGTGAGCTTGCAAGGAAGCCGACAATTGCGTGGGAGGTGTATGAGCACATGGTTCACCAGAAGTGCAGTCCAAACATATTTACTTATCTGTCCATAATAAGATGCTGCACTAGAGGAGATCTCTATGAAGAATTAGAAGAAATCCTAAAT AAGGCTGTCCCAAACGCCGCTCTTTATAATGCTGCTGTTCAAGGGATGAGCTTATGCGGCAAGGTTGACTTGGCAAAAGAGATTTATACAAAAATGCTAGAGCACGGTCTTGAACCTGATGTCAAAACACGAGTACTAATGCGTGCTATGAAAAGGAAATAG
- the LOC101507358 gene encoding pentatricopeptide repeat-containing protein At3g29290 isoform X2 has translation MQPHQIIAFAAQIHSALPLTNNIGFQNSTTPLMSEDVGPSVDIVFTRQEYDVVEKREKIDASFVSPCGELEDFVDDVIEGRETIDSSFVSSWGEVEDFDEEGREEFDSSFVSNKKLHVWEEGDVQRREDVDEVEGREKIDTSFVSLCREVDDFDDGVVDDEERKEFDSSFVSNKKLTVSKEVEEDDSQRREDVDESFVAEKELRRQGSKQAGLMNENGALFLEEMDENVLSNRILELSRTNKIRSAMEYFRSMELFGLCPNIHACNSLLLGLLRNGWFDDCFKVFDYVKAKSVTTGHTYSLILMACAKAQGCDSALKFFRKLERECDVKKDFDVVVYNTMISTCKEVDNWSEIERLWSSMKANGCAATLVTYQLLISSFVHCNQSELALYAYHDMVQNGFEPNNNILNSVICVCAKDGKWDDALSVFQKMLMSDLKPNLVACNVLINSLGRVGELKLAFQVYNTMKSLSVKPDAYTYNSLLSSLNKANRHGEALQLYDWIERNQMSEFNKHLYNTALMSCSKLRLWDKALEILWQMEASGLSDLTVSYNLVIRTCELARKPTIAWEVYEHMVHQKCSPNIFTYLSIIRCCTRGDLYEELEEILNKAVPNAALYNAAVQGMSLCGKVDLAKEIYTKMLEHGLEPDVKTRVLMRAMKRK, from the exons ATGCAACCGCACCAGATAATTGCCTTCGCAGCACAAATTCACTCCGCTCTGCCATTAACAAACAACATAG GGTTTCAAAATTCCACCACACCACTCATGTCTGAGGATGTTGGTCCTAGTGTTGACATTGTTTTTACTCGACAAGAATATGATGTGgttgaaaaaagagaaaaaattgaTGCATCTTTTGTGTCTCCTTGTGGGGAATTGGAGGATTTTGTTGATGATGTGATTGAAGGAAGAGAAACAATTGATTCATCTTTTGTGTCTTCTTGGGGGGAAGTGGAAGATTTTGATGAAGAAGGAAGAgaggaatttgattcatcttTTGTGTCCAATAAGAAATTGCATGTTTGGGAAGAAGGTGATGTTCAAAGAagagaagatgttgatgaagttGAAGGAAGAGAAAAAATTGATACATCTTTTGTGTCTCTTTGTCGGGAAGTGGATGATTTTGATGACGGTGTTGTTGATGATGAAGAAAGAAAGGAGTTTGACTCATCTTTTGTGTCCAATAAGAAATTGACTGTCTCGAAAGAAGTGGAAGAAGATGATAGTCAGAGAAGAGAAGATGTTGATGAGTCTTTTGTGGCGGAGAAGGAATTGCGACGCCAGGGTTCTAAACAGGCGGGACTTATGAATGAGAATGGAGCTCTCTTTTTGGAAGAAATGGATGAGAATGTGCTATCTAATAGGATTTTGGAGCTTAGTAGAACTAATAAGATTAGAAGTGCAATGGAATATTTTAGGTCTATGGAATTGTTTGGTCTTTGTCCAAATATCCATGCCTGTAATTCTCTTTTGTTGGGCCTTCTGAGAAATGGGTGGTTTGATGATTGCTTTAAAGTGTTCGATTATGTGAAAGCTAAAAGTGTAACTACAGGGCATACTTATAGCTTGATTCTTATGGCATGTGCAAAAGCTCAAGGATGTGATTCAGCCCTTAAATTCTTTAGGAAACTAGAAAGAGAATGTGATGTGAAGAAGgattttgatgttgttgtttaCAACACCATGATATCAACTTGCAAGGAGGTAGACAATTGGAGTGAAATAGAGAGGTTGTGGAGTAGTATGAAGGCAAATGGGTGTGCCGCAACGTTGGTGACATATCAATTGTTAATTAGTAGTTTTGTACATTGTAACCAAAGTGAGCTTGCTCTTTATGCTTACCATGATATGGTTCAAAATGGATTTGAACCAAACaacaatatattaaattctGTCATTTGTGTATGTGCTAAGGATGGAAAATGGGATGATGCATTAAGTGTCTTTCAGAAAATGTTGATGAGCGACTTAAAACCAAACTTAGTTGCGTGCAATGTGTTGATTAACTCGCTCGGAAGAGTGGGAGAACTCAAACTAGCATTTCAGGTCTACAATACAATGAAATCGTTGAGCGTAAAACCCGATGCATATACATACAACTCTCTACTGAGTTCTCTTAACAAGGCCAATAGGCATGGTGAAGCTCTTCAGCTTTATGATTGGATCGAAAGAAATCAAATGAGTGAATTCAATAAACATTTATACAATACCGCTTTAATGTCTTGTTCAAAGCTTAGGTTGTGGGATAAAGCTCTGGAAATTCTGTGGCAAATGGAAGCTTCTGGACTGTCGGATTTGACGGTTTCGTATAACCTAGTGATCAGGACTTGTGAGCTTGCAAGGAAGCCGACAATTGCGTGGGAGGTGTATGAGCACATGGTTCACCAGAAGTGCAGTCCAAACATATTTACTTATCTGTCCATAATAAGATGCTGCACTAGAGGAGATCTCTATGAAGAATTAGAAGAAATCCTAAAT AAGGCTGTCCCAAACGCCGCTCTTTATAATGCTGCTGTTCAAGGGATGAGCTTATGCGGCAAGGTTGACTTGGCAAAAGAGATTTATACAAAAATGCTAGAGCACGGTCTTGAACCTGATGTCAAAACACGAGTACTAATGCGTGCTATGAAAAGGAAATAG